The following proteins come from a genomic window of Methylorubrum populi:
- a CDS encoding glycosyltransferase family 4 protein, with product MQRPMHACLAIDLTRLITRLRHASPTGIDRVDLAYARHVLSGGAPGTRFGLVSTALGPRVLDRDTARGIVEAVAEGWVEDVTADADPVFQALAASLAADPATDERRPRRVGKSRGEGGLDRRRLQAETALRVLRSGGAERLPDGTIYLHTSHLRLDRPERFDWLYDRRDIRPVFFVHDLIPISHPEYGRPGEAERHALRMETVARHAAHVLVNSGDVGARFTDYARRLGLGAKPVTVAPLGVEPVFSGSPGAADLPGLARPVLLVCGTIEPRKNHLLLLNLWRDLAGRMGPATPRLVLVGRRGWEIENVADMLDRCPALRPHVSEVVGLSTHGLAALMRGATALLMPSFIEGYGLPVVEAAASGLPVVASDIPVHREIAGRFAHFLDPLDGPGWRQAVQALSEPGSELRAELAGRLAGYEPPGWSAHFARVDAALADLPEAAVPMLRRTGETT from the coding sequence ATGCAGCGGCCCATGCACGCCTGCCTCGCCATCGACCTGACCCGCCTCATCACCCGGCTCCGGCATGCCAGCCCGACCGGCATCGACAGGGTCGATCTCGCCTATGCCCGGCACGTCCTGTCCGGGGGCGCGCCCGGCACGCGCTTCGGTCTCGTCTCGACGGCCCTGGGTCCGCGCGTCCTCGACCGGGACACGGCGCGCGGCATCGTCGAGGCGGTCGCCGAGGGCTGGGTCGAGGACGTTACGGCCGACGCCGATCCGGTCTTCCAAGCGCTCGCGGCATCGCTCGCCGCCGATCCGGCCACCGACGAGCGCCGGCCGCGGCGCGTCGGCAAAAGCCGGGGAGAGGGCGGCCTCGACCGGCGCCGCCTCCAGGCCGAGACCGCCCTGCGGGTGCTGCGCTCCGGCGGCGCCGAGCGGCTGCCTGACGGCACGATCTACCTGCACACCTCGCATCTACGGCTCGACCGACCCGAACGCTTCGACTGGCTCTACGATCGGCGCGACATCCGGCCGGTCTTCTTCGTCCACGACCTGATCCCGATCTCCCACCCGGAATACGGCCGGCCGGGAGAGGCGGAGCGCCACGCGCTGCGGATGGAGACCGTCGCGCGGCACGCCGCGCACGTGCTCGTCAATTCGGGCGATGTCGGCGCCCGCTTCACCGACTATGCGCGCCGGCTCGGCCTGGGCGCCAAACCGGTGACCGTTGCCCCTCTCGGCGTCGAGCCGGTCTTTTCGGGCAGCCCCGGCGCGGCGGACCTGCCGGGGCTCGCGCGGCCGGTCCTCCTCGTCTGCGGCACGATTGAGCCGCGCAAGAACCACCTTCTGCTGCTCAACCTCTGGCGCGATCTCGCCGGGCGCATGGGCCCGGCGACGCCGCGCCTCGTCCTCGTCGGACGTCGCGGCTGGGAGATCGAGAACGTCGCCGACATGCTCGACCGCTGCCCGGCCCTGCGTCCCCATGTGAGCGAGGTGGTCGGCCTGTCGACCCACGGCCTGGCAGCCCTGATGCGCGGCGCCACCGCCCTGCTGATGCCCTCCTTCATCGAGGGCTACGGGCTGCCGGTGGTGGAGGCGGCGGCGAGCGGCCTTCCTGTCGTGGCCTCCGATATCCCGGTCCACCGCGAGATCGCCGGGCGCTTCGCTCATTTCCTCGATCCGCTGGACGGCCCGGGCTGGAGGCAGGCCGTCCAGGCCCTGAGCGAGCCCGGCTCCGAACTCCGGGCGGAGCTGGCCGGCCGCCTCGCCGGATACGAACCGCCGGGTTGGAGCGCGCATTTCGCCCGCGTCGATGCGGCGCTCGCCGACCTGCCGGAGGCGGCCGTCCCGATGTTGCGCCGCACGGGCGAGACGACTTAA
- a CDS encoding acyl-homoserine-lactone synthase, whose amino-acid sequence MIHVVTAENMQDYAGALDQAFRLRHRVFVEELGWSNLARPDRREIDEFDDEHAVHLLALDEGETVIGYSRLLPTTRPYLLPMVLPQLCEGTAPSGAHIVEWGRICVAESARTSGRRLNPTALALMTAIVEWGLPRGITSFVSEMPTSWILRLLQLHLRAIPLGLPHEIEGEEIVAVEAAFDRRSLRQLQTKRGDIRSVLAPPRASVARLAS is encoded by the coding sequence ATGATTCATGTCGTGACCGCTGAGAACATGCAGGACTATGCCGGCGCCCTGGACCAGGCCTTCCGTCTGAGGCACCGGGTCTTCGTCGAGGAGCTGGGCTGGTCCAACCTCGCCCGGCCCGACCGGCGCGAGATCGACGAGTTCGACGACGAGCACGCCGTCCACCTGCTCGCTCTCGACGAGGGCGAGACCGTCATCGGCTATTCGCGCCTGCTGCCGACGACGCGCCCCTACCTGCTGCCGATGGTGCTGCCGCAGCTCTGCGAGGGCACGGCGCCGTCGGGTGCGCATATCGTCGAGTGGGGCCGCATCTGCGTCGCCGAGAGCGCGCGGACCTCGGGCCGGCGGCTCAACCCGACGGCGCTCGCCCTGATGACGGCGATCGTCGAATGGGGCCTGCCGCGGGGCATCACCAGCTTCGTCTCCGAGATGCCGACGAGCTGGATCCTGCGCCTGCTGCAGCTGCATCTGCGCGCCATCCCCCTCGGCCTGCCGCACGAGATCGAGGGCGAGGAGATCGTCGCAGTGGAAGCGGCCTTCGACCGCCGGTCGCTGCGCCAGCTCCAGACCAAGCGCGGCGACATCCGCTCCGTCCTGGCGCCGCCGCGGGCGAGCGTCGCTCGTCTCGCCTCCTGA
- a CDS encoding autoinducer binding domain-containing protein has translation MEILKSLDRAHSREDILRAIMPRLNTLGIDYIISAMIPQKRLPARTQKNYVILENTSDEWNRLYFSKGYMYTDPIVQTTLSSTTGFRWSEIEPAGGLDLRARQVMNEAGEFGLGDGFTVPLATLEEERGGLTFAGRQLDISPGQRGMLTLIASYVVGQTLLIDNGPSERRMGLTPRERESLQWVAEGKTDWEIGELMGISRHGVDFHLRSARMKLGCISRTQAVAEGFRRGLIV, from the coding sequence TTGGAAATCCTCAAATCGCTCGATCGAGCGCATTCGCGCGAGGATATCCTGCGGGCGATCATGCCGAGGCTGAACACGCTCGGTATTGATTATATTATCTCAGCCATGATCCCGCAGAAACGCCTTCCGGCACGCACTCAAAAGAATTACGTGATACTGGAGAATACTTCGGACGAGTGGAACCGGCTCTATTTCTCGAAAGGCTATATGTATACTGATCCGATCGTGCAGACGACCTTGTCCAGCACGACCGGCTTTCGGTGGTCGGAGATAGAACCGGCGGGCGGCCTCGATCTCCGCGCGCGGCAGGTGATGAACGAGGCGGGCGAGTTCGGCCTCGGCGACGGCTTCACCGTGCCGCTGGCCACGCTCGAGGAGGAGCGGGGCGGCCTGACCTTCGCCGGCCGTCAGCTCGATATCAGCCCGGGGCAGCGCGGGATGCTGACTCTGATCGCCTCCTACGTGGTCGGGCAGACGCTGCTCATCGACAACGGACCCAGCGAGCGCCGGATGGGACTGACGCCGCGCGAGCGCGAGAGCCTGCAATGGGTCGCCGAGGGAAAGACAGATTGGGAGATCGGTGAGTTGATGGGCATCTCCCGGCACGGCGTCGATTTCCACCTGCGCTCGGCCCGGATGAAGCTCGGATGCATCTCCCGCACGCAGGCGGTCGCCGAGGGATTCCGGCGCGGCCTGATCGTCTGA
- a CDS encoding LysR family transcriptional regulator: protein MRIDHVHLARLDLNLLVALDALLTERSVTRAAGRIGISQSAMSHALARLRTTFSDELLTRGPDGMRPTPRALALIAPVQAALSQIQEITAPPDAFDPATADITFTLGIPDSTEVLLMPTLIAHLQAVAPGVKLLLHTVDRHRILDDLDTGRVDLGIGVFEQGQTHHKRRILNKESYLCIFNADLVGVTAPISLDDYVRLPHLLTSLVESAHGVVDDALAKIGRKRVIALTSPRFSVMPFVVRQAPVIATMHARLARFFADSMGLTVSPAPITLPDVSISMIWHASNDAVPSQRWLRETIVRLRRPGPTAPAPEAS from the coding sequence ATGCGCATCGATCACGTGCATCTTGCTCGTCTCGACCTCAATCTGCTGGTCGCCCTCGATGCACTGCTGACCGAACGGAGCGTGACCCGCGCGGCGGGGCGGATCGGCATCAGCCAATCGGCGATGAGCCATGCCCTGGCGCGGCTGCGCACCACCTTCTCGGATGAGCTGCTGACGCGGGGACCCGACGGCATGCGGCCGACGCCGCGGGCGCTGGCGCTGATCGCGCCGGTGCAGGCGGCGCTGTCTCAGATCCAGGAGATCACGGCGCCACCGGACGCCTTCGATCCGGCGACAGCCGACATCACGTTCACCCTCGGCATCCCGGACTCGACCGAGGTGCTCTTGATGCCGACCCTCATCGCGCATCTGCAGGCGGTGGCACCGGGTGTGAAGCTTTTGCTGCACACGGTCGATCGGCACCGGATCCTCGACGATCTCGATACCGGCCGTGTCGATCTCGGCATCGGCGTGTTCGAACAGGGCCAGACGCACCACAAGCGGCGCATCCTCAACAAGGAGAGCTACCTCTGCATCTTCAACGCCGACCTCGTCGGGGTGACGGCGCCGATCTCGCTCGACGACTACGTGCGGCTGCCCCACCTGCTGACCAGCCTCGTGGAGAGCGCCCACGGCGTCGTGGACGACGCGCTGGCCAAGATCGGCCGCAAGCGCGTCATCGCCCTGACCTCGCCGCGCTTCTCGGTGATGCCGTTCGTCGTGCGGCAGGCCCCCGTCATCGCCACGATGCACGCGCGGCTGGCGCGCTTCTTCGCCGACAGCATGGGCCTGACCGTAAGTCCGGCGCCGATCACGCTGCCGGACGTCTCGATCTCGATGATCTGGCACGCATCCAACGATGCCGTGCCGAGCCAGCGCTGGTTGCGGGAGACGATCGTGAGGCTGCGCCGGCCGGGGCCGACAGCCCCCGCACCAGAGGCATCGTGA
- a CDS encoding efflux RND transporter permease subunit, producing the protein MLDHPPARRPVRDDAPATPPGPAPSGLQSALVAFAVRRPGIVLALVLALAVYGVVALGSAKYDVFPEFAPPTVTVQTEAPGLNPEQVEVLVTQALEVAIGGLPGLATMRSNSIQGLSVITATFASGSDIYRARQLVNERLASVTARLPQGVLPPTMTALTSSTSSVLLVGLSSPTRSLMDLRTVADWRLRLRLLATPGVGEVLVYGGDLRSIRIQVRPQDLVRFRIGLNDVLAAGRKATGVRGAGFVDTINQRITLQTEGQSLTPEAVARTVLINEGGASVVLGDVADVVAGPEPAISAALVDGQPGVLLMVGAQYGANTLDVTAGVEAALAEMRPGLERDGITLRADLFRPANFVTQATDNVVQALALGGLLVVVVLFIFLADWRTALISASAIPLSLIGAVLMLGAFGQSLNTMTLGGLAIAIGEVVDDAVIGVENVMRRLRENRCAAVPRSGAQVVLDAILEVRVSVAYATFAVLLVFLPVLALTGVPGRLFAPLALAYILAVLTSLAVALTVTPALARLLLAGRTNLPVREPPVSRHVRGTYARGLARLNRHPRLVLIGSFALILAAALPVPFFGGVFLPDLKEGHLILHMASAPGTSLQETLRLGERLTAGLKAVPGVRAVAQQVGRAEAGYDLGGTHDSEIHIDLEPGLDGAGQERAEAGIRALMAATPGASFSLKTFLTERIEEVVSGFTAPVVVSITGTNLDRIEATARDVARELAEVRGAADVQLKSPPGLPQVNVSLRPTDLRHWGLDAIEVLEIVRTAYQGDIVGQAYEGNAVFNVVVVLEPAVRTRLSTLGNLPLRTPSGSYIRLAQVADVYETAGRYAVGHVGAQRVRVVTANVEGRDVASFTEAAKRKIAREVAQPSGIDIGFGGAAETQAKARRELALYTGLAGLGIVLLLLVVTGSLTNLALVLVNLPFAFVGGVLAVAASGAVISLGSIVGFVTLFGISLRNTIMMIAHYEHMVLVEGRAWNEGAAIEGAADRLVPILMTSLVTGLGLLPLALGAGEPGREIEGPMALVILGGLATSTVLNLAVLPMLALRFARFKAADTAL; encoded by the coding sequence ATGCTCGACCATCCGCCCGCACGCCGGCCGGTGCGAGACGACGCGCCGGCGACACCTCCGGGCCCGGCCCCGTCGGGCCTGCAATCCGCCCTGGTCGCCTTCGCGGTGCGACGGCCCGGCATCGTCCTGGCGCTGGTCCTGGCGCTCGCCGTCTACGGCGTCGTCGCCCTCGGTTCGGCCAAGTACGACGTCTTCCCGGAATTCGCTCCGCCCACGGTGACGGTGCAGACCGAGGCGCCGGGCCTGAACCCGGAACAGGTCGAGGTGCTGGTGACCCAGGCGCTGGAGGTCGCGATCGGCGGCCTGCCGGGGCTGGCCACGATGCGCTCGAACTCGATCCAGGGCCTGTCGGTCATCACCGCGACCTTCGCCTCCGGCAGCGACATCTACCGGGCACGCCAGCTCGTGAACGAGCGGCTAGCCTCGGTGACGGCGCGGCTGCCGCAGGGCGTGCTGCCGCCCACCATGACCGCGCTGACCTCATCGACTAGCTCGGTGCTTCTCGTCGGCCTGAGCTCGCCGACGCGGTCGCTGATGGACCTGCGCACGGTCGCCGACTGGCGCCTGCGTCTTCGCCTGCTCGCGACTCCCGGCGTCGGCGAGGTGCTGGTCTATGGCGGCGACCTGCGCTCGATCCGCATCCAGGTCCGGCCGCAGGATCTGGTCCGCTTCCGCATCGGCCTGAACGACGTGCTCGCGGCCGGGCGCAAGGCGACGGGCGTGCGCGGGGCGGGGTTCGTCGACACGATCAACCAGCGCATCACCCTGCAGACGGAGGGGCAATCGCTGACCCCGGAGGCGGTGGCGCGCACCGTGCTCATCAACGAGGGCGGCGCGAGCGTGGTGCTCGGCGACGTCGCCGATGTCGTGGCCGGGCCGGAGCCGGCGATCAGCGCGGCCCTGGTCGACGGCCAGCCCGGCGTGCTGCTGATGGTCGGCGCCCAGTACGGCGCCAACACCCTCGACGTGACGGCAGGGGTCGAGGCGGCGCTCGCCGAGATGCGCCCCGGACTGGAGCGCGACGGCATCACCCTGCGCGCCGACCTGTTCCGTCCGGCAAACTTCGTGACGCAGGCCACCGACAACGTGGTCCAGGCGCTCGCGCTCGGCGGCCTTCTCGTCGTCGTCGTGCTGTTCATCTTCCTGGCCGACTGGCGGACGGCGCTGATCAGCGCCTCGGCGATCCCGCTCTCGCTGATCGGCGCGGTGCTGATGCTCGGCGCATTCGGCCAGAGCCTCAATACGATGACGCTCGGCGGGCTCGCCATCGCCATCGGCGAAGTCGTGGACGACGCGGTGATCGGCGTCGAGAACGTGATGCGCCGCCTGCGCGAGAACCGATGCGCCGCCGTTCCCCGATCCGGGGCACAGGTGGTGCTCGACGCGATCCTCGAGGTGCGCGTCTCGGTCGCCTACGCCACCTTCGCGGTGCTGCTCGTGTTCCTCCCGGTGCTGGCGCTGACCGGGGTGCCCGGCCGGCTGTTCGCGCCGCTGGCGCTGGCCTACATCCTCGCCGTACTGACCTCGCTCGCCGTGGCGCTGACGGTGACGCCCGCGCTGGCCCGCCTGCTCCTTGCCGGGCGTACGAACCTGCCGGTCCGCGAGCCGCCGGTGAGCCGCCACGTGCGCGGCACCTACGCCCGCGGGCTCGCTCGGCTCAACCGCCACCCCCGTCTGGTCCTGATCGGGAGTTTTGCCCTGATCCTCGCGGCGGCCCTGCCGGTGCCGTTCTTCGGCGGCGTGTTCCTGCCGGACCTCAAGGAAGGGCACCTCATCCTGCACATGGCCTCCGCGCCCGGCACCTCCCTGCAGGAGACGCTGCGGCTCGGCGAGCGCCTCACCGCCGGGCTGAAGGCGGTGCCCGGCGTGCGCGCGGTGGCCCAGCAGGTCGGGCGCGCCGAGGCCGGCTACGATCTGGGCGGCACGCATGACAGCGAGATCCATATCGATCTCGAGCCGGGTCTCGACGGCGCAGGGCAGGAGCGGGCGGAGGCCGGCATCCGCGCGCTGATGGCGGCCACGCCCGGAGCGAGCTTCTCGCTCAAGACCTTCCTGACCGAGCGCATCGAGGAGGTCGTCTCAGGATTCACGGCGCCGGTCGTCGTCAGCATCACCGGCACGAATCTCGACCGGATCGAGGCCACCGCCCGCGACGTGGCGCGCGAACTCGCCGAGGTGCGCGGCGCGGCCGACGTCCAACTCAAGTCGCCGCCGGGCCTGCCGCAGGTCAATGTCAGCCTGCGGCCGACCGACCTGCGCCACTGGGGACTCGACGCGATCGAAGTGCTGGAGATCGTGCGCACGGCCTATCAGGGCGACATCGTCGGTCAGGCTTACGAGGGCAACGCCGTGTTCAACGTCGTCGTCGTGCTCGAACCGGCCGTGCGCACCCGCCTCTCGACGCTCGGCAACCTGCCCCTGCGCACGCCGAGCGGCAGCTACATCCGCCTCGCCCAGGTGGCGGACGTTTACGAGACCGCCGGCCGCTACGCCGTCGGCCATGTCGGCGCGCAGCGGGTGCGGGTCGTGACCGCGAATGTGGAAGGGCGCGACGTCGCCTCGTTCACCGAGGCCGCGAAACGCAAGATCGCCCGCGAGGTCGCGCAGCCCTCAGGGATCGACATCGGCTTCGGCGGCGCCGCCGAGACGCAGGCGAAGGCGCGGCGCGAACTCGCGCTCTACACAGGGCTCGCCGGTCTCGGGATCGTGCTGCTGCTCCTCGTCGTGACGGGTTCGCTGACCAATCTCGCCCTCGTCCTCGTCAACCTGCCCTTCGCCTTCGTCGGCGGCGTGCTGGCGGTGGCCGCGAGCGGCGCGGTGATCTCGCTCGGCTCGATCGTCGGCTTCGTGACGCTGTTCGGCATCTCGCTGCGCAACACCATCATGATGATCGCGCATTACGAGCACATGGTGCTGGTGGAGGGCCGCGCGTGGAACGAGGGTGCTGCGATTGAGGGGGCGGCCGACCGCCTGGTGCCGATCCTGATGACGTCCCTCGTCACCGGCCTCGGACTGCTGCCGCTGGCGCTCGGTGCGGGCGAGCCCGGCCGCGAGATTGAGGGGCCGATGGCGCTCGTGATCCTCGGCGGCCTCGCGACCTCGACGGTGCTCAACCTCGCCGTGCTGCCGATGCTGGCCCTGCGGTTCGCCCGGTTCAAGGCCGCGGACACCGCGCTGTGA
- a CDS encoding efflux RND transporter periplasmic adaptor subunit, which yields MRRRVVLPVGLALGLVGLGVLALTEAGSGLRVNAGPVFSDLHDRLSSAMRPAAHQPPAGNRPPVRIAVEGGRAVVRLSDEEQERIGIETARHQRKAHRIEVQAFGSVLDLARVTELTNSYASAKAQLQTAEAKAEVSRAAYIRARSLGQYATQVQLETAEGTFRTDEAALAAAQSQVRTLAATAQQEWGTVIGRAIIERSPVITRLIERTDFLVQVTLPPGETLKAPPAIAHAEVPPQSERVALRYISPATRTDQRIQGVSYFYTVAGDSGLLPGMSTLAFLTSERETSGIAVPESAVVHWQGSAWIYRSVGDDAFARHPLKPDAPISADAYVVDDLGPEAEIVVTGPQAVLSEELRGQIQASDADDD from the coding sequence ATGCGGCGGCGGGTCGTTCTGCCCGTGGGGCTGGCGCTGGGCTTGGTCGGGCTCGGCGTGCTCGCCCTGACGGAAGCCGGATCCGGCCTGCGCGTCAACGCCGGTCCGGTCTTCTCCGACCTGCACGATCGACTGTCCAGCGCGATGAGGCCCGCGGCACACCAACCGCCGGCCGGGAACCGTCCCCCGGTCCGGATCGCCGTCGAGGGCGGACGAGCCGTCGTCCGGCTGAGCGACGAGGAACAGGAGCGGATCGGCATCGAGACGGCGCGGCACCAGCGGAAGGCTCACCGCATCGAGGTGCAGGCGTTCGGTTCGGTTCTCGACCTCGCCCGGGTCACGGAACTCACCAACAGCTATGCCAGCGCCAAGGCGCAGCTGCAGACGGCCGAGGCGAAGGCGGAGGTCTCGCGGGCGGCCTATATCCGGGCGCGCAGCCTGGGCCAGTACGCGACGCAGGTCCAGCTCGAGACGGCCGAAGGCACCTTCCGCACCGACGAGGCGGCACTCGCGGCGGCGCAGTCCCAGGTCCGGACGCTGGCGGCCACCGCGCAACAGGAATGGGGCACCGTGATCGGCCGCGCCATCATCGAGCGCTCGCCCGTCATCACCCGGCTGATCGAGCGCACCGACTTCCTGGTGCAGGTGACGCTGCCGCCCGGCGAGACGCTGAAGGCACCGCCGGCGATCGCCCACGCCGAAGTGCCCCCGCAGAGCGAGCGCGTCGCCCTGCGCTACATCTCTCCCGCGACCCGGACCGACCAGCGCATTCAGGGCGTCAGCTACTTCTACACCGTGGCCGGCGACAGTGGGCTTCTGCCCGGCATGAGCACGCTCGCCTTCCTGACCTCGGAGCGCGAGACGAGCGGCATTGCCGTGCCCGAGAGCGCGGTGGTGCATTGGCAGGGGAGCGCCTGGATCTACCGCAGCGTCGGCGACGACGCGTTCGCCCGCCATCCGCTCAAGCCGGACGCACCGATCTCGGCCGACGCCTATGTCGTGGACGATCTCGGCCCCGAGGCGGAGATCGTCGTGACCGGACCGCAGGCCGTTCTCTCCGAGGAGCTGAGAGGTCAGATCCAGGCCTCCGACGCGGACGACGACTGA
- a CDS encoding pyrroloquinoline quinone-dependent dehydrogenase produces MTRYATTPAQLTSARIGRGGISFAAALLLLVPALLPRAGASAQEAARSSGDWPAFGRDATNTHHSPLAQIDRGNVARLRPAWIFQTGVTGYFQAEPVVVEGVMYVSTTGNHVAALEAKSGRVLWTYTHKARTEKIFGPPSNRGVAVSGGLVYEATMDGRVIALDAKTGQLAWDREAVRPEEGETETASALAATLGDKPVQGSSRLGFKMPPLVAEGLVIVGVTGAGYGLHVEDERGGLDGGAVVGIEGGYGRRGWLAAYDARTGEERWRWYVTKADGWEGAFAETTPDGIPLNRDIAAEKAAAPKHREAWKVGGGSLWMTPAYDAALGLIYLGTGNPAPQNFGLTRPGDNLYTMSLVALDVKTGQLRWHFQQVPHEEWGYDVASPPFLLDYPTANGPVKAVAQASKLGWIYVHDRADGRLLGKSAPLITHKNLFVPPSPEGTVVSPGPLGAVSWHPVAYDAGSGLAFAQVRHGAATYTVKTAPAAGGRGEIRYTETGEAKGEPAYSTLTAVDLGHGGAVAWSRKAGSRLSGGTLATAGGLVFSGEEDGHLDAHDARTGEILWRFQCGAGIGGPPVTYTVDGRQYVAVAAGGASFTRASGFGTGDALVVFALPE; encoded by the coding sequence GTGACACGCTACGCGACGACGCCTGCCCAGCTCACGTCTGCGCGCATCGGCCGGGGCGGAATAAGCTTCGCCGCCGCGCTGCTGCTTCTCGTGCCGGCGCTCCTGCCGAGGGCGGGTGCGTCGGCCCAAGAGGCCGCCCGCTCCTCCGGTGACTGGCCGGCCTTCGGGCGGGACGCCACCAACACCCACCACTCGCCGCTGGCCCAGATCGACCGCGGCAATGTCGCTCGCCTGCGCCCGGCCTGGATCTTCCAGACCGGCGTAACCGGCTACTTCCAGGCCGAGCCGGTGGTGGTGGAGGGCGTGATGTACGTCTCGACCACCGGCAACCACGTGGCGGCGCTGGAGGCGAAGTCCGGCCGGGTCTTGTGGACCTACACCCACAAGGCACGCACTGAGAAGATCTTCGGACCGCCCTCGAACCGAGGCGTCGCCGTGTCCGGAGGCCTCGTCTACGAGGCCACGATGGACGGGCGTGTGATCGCGCTCGATGCGAAGACCGGCCAGCTCGCATGGGACCGCGAGGCGGTGCGCCCGGAGGAGGGCGAGACCGAGACCGCCTCGGCCCTCGCCGCAACCTTAGGCGACAAGCCGGTCCAGGGGTCGAGCCGTCTCGGCTTCAAGATGCCGCCGCTGGTGGCCGAAGGCCTCGTCATCGTCGGGGTGACGGGCGCCGGCTACGGCCTGCATGTCGAGGACGAGCGGGGCGGTCTCGACGGCGGCGCGGTGGTCGGGATCGAGGGCGGCTACGGCCGGCGCGGCTGGCTCGCCGCCTACGACGCGAGGACCGGCGAGGAGCGCTGGCGCTGGTACGTCACCAAGGCCGATGGCTGGGAGGGCGCGTTCGCCGAGACGACCCCGGACGGGATTCCGCTCAACCGCGATATCGCAGCGGAGAAGGCTGCCGCGCCGAAGCACAGGGAGGCCTGGAAGGTCGGCGGCGGCTCGCTCTGGATGACGCCGGCCTACGATGCCGCTCTCGGCCTGATCTATCTCGGCACCGGTAACCCCGCGCCGCAGAATTTCGGCCTGACGCGCCCCGGCGACAACCTCTACACGATGAGCCTCGTCGCCCTCGACGTGAAGACCGGGCAGCTCCGCTGGCACTTCCAGCAGGTGCCGCACGAGGAGTGGGGCTACGACGTAGCGAGCCCGCCCTTCCTGCTCGACTATCCGACCGCGAACGGCCCGGTGAAGGCGGTGGCGCAGGCGAGCAAGCTCGGCTGGATCTATGTCCACGACCGCGCCGACGGGCGCCTCCTCGGCAAATCCGCCCCCCTCATCACGCACAAGAACCTGTTCGTGCCGCCAAGCCCGGAGGGCACGGTGGTCAGCCCGGGCCCCCTCGGCGCGGTGTCCTGGCATCCGGTTGCCTACGATGCGGGAAGCGGCCTCGCCTTCGCCCAGGTGCGGCACGGAGCGGCGACCTATACGGTGAAGACGGCGCCAGCCGCCGGGGGACGCGGCGAGATCCGCTACACCGAGACCGGCGAGGCGAAGGGCGAGCCGGCCTACTCCACGCTGACGGCGGTCGATCTCGGCCATGGCGGTGCCGTGGCGTGGTCGCGCAAGGCGGGAAGCCGGCTCTCCGGCGGGACGCTCGCCACCGCGGGCGGCCTCGTCTTCTCGGGCGAGGAGGACGGGCATCTCGATGCCCACGACGCCCGGACCGGCGAGATACTGTGGCGCTTCCAGTGCGGAGCAGGGATCGGCGGGCCGCCGGTCACCTACACGGTCGACGGCCGCCAATACGTCGCCGTGGCCGCGGGCGGCGCTTCCTTCACCAGGGCGTCCGGCTTCGGCACCGGCGACGCGCTCGTGGTGTTCGCGCTTCCCGAGTGA